The following are encoded together in the Armatimonadia bacterium genome:
- a CDS encoding DUF3604 domain-containing protein — MNLYWGDMHAQFKPQWLGHDQWEQVLRRAFESAREYLDFLPIVYYPAYFYNTPEGLHVESVGMKPEFEAEWQLIKRLAKEYHAAERFVTCAGYEWTGDRERWGDCNVFFLQDDPPLDLSMHIDDLYAHLRELDAIAVTHHPGYRVGDRGKDWDHLDEEVSPLVEVFSVHGSSEGCNTPRPMVQNAQMGPRVTGGTVQDGLARGLRLGIIASGDNGGGFAGKWGIGLLGVWAEELSREGLWEAFRARRTYGITGDRIKLRFGLNEGFMGDVLQTAGPVKLWAEVEGTQALDRIEVIKNNRVVFTHCHNGSWDVPTSGTVRAKLPIEVGWGPTTRHGFPGGEHVWEGRLKLSAGQILAAEGCFTTHGQKLEQVSPSEYSFHLVTILRGGGAVTDTSQQTVVFEVEAPVDAPITLTVDGRQQTFTLAEALRRSELIVFEEEARDLVRSHFGIDPDTVENPDAFYHNAYKVKRHAAIPQAGYTVRAEWQEESPGPGLEACPGRSFYYLRVSQLNGQLAWSSPIWIDQPDKQ; from the coding sequence ATGAACCTGTACTGGGGAGACATGCACGCGCAGTTCAAGCCGCAGTGGCTGGGTCACGATCAGTGGGAGCAGGTGCTGCGCCGGGCCTTCGAGAGCGCCCGCGAGTATCTCGACTTCCTGCCGATCGTGTACTACCCCGCGTACTTCTACAACACGCCGGAAGGGCTGCATGTGGAGTCGGTGGGGATGAAGCCGGAGTTCGAGGCCGAGTGGCAGCTCATCAAGCGGCTTGCGAAGGAGTACCACGCCGCGGAACGCTTCGTGACCTGCGCCGGGTATGAGTGGACCGGAGACCGCGAACGTTGGGGTGACTGCAACGTGTTCTTCCTGCAGGATGACCCGCCCCTGGACCTGTCGATGCACATCGATGACCTGTACGCACACCTGCGGGAGCTGGACGCAATCGCCGTCACCCATCACCCGGGCTATCGGGTGGGCGACCGAGGCAAGGACTGGGACCACCTTGATGAAGAGGTGAGCCCGCTGGTGGAGGTCTTCTCGGTCCACGGCTCCTCGGAGGGCTGCAACACACCCCGGCCAATGGTGCAGAACGCGCAGATGGGGCCACGGGTCACAGGTGGCACGGTGCAGGACGGACTGGCTCGGGGACTGCGGCTGGGGATCATCGCCTCGGGGGACAACGGCGGCGGCTTCGCCGGGAAGTGGGGCATCGGTCTTCTGGGCGTGTGGGCCGAGGAGCTCAGTCGAGAAGGTCTGTGGGAGGCCTTCCGGGCGCGTCGCACCTACGGAATCACCGGCGACCGGATCAAGCTGCGCTTCGGCCTCAACGAGGGGTTCATGGGCGACGTGCTGCAGACGGCAGGCCCGGTGAAGCTGTGGGCTGAGGTCGAAGGCACGCAGGCCCTGGATCGGATCGAGGTCATCAAGAACAACCGTGTGGTCTTCACGCACTGCCACAACGGCTCCTGGGACGTGCCGACCTCAGGAACCGTGCGGGCGAAGCTCCCCATCGAGGTCGGCTGGGGACCGACGACCCGCCATGGCTTCCCCGGTGGCGAGCATGTCTGGGAGGGAAGGCTGAAGCTCAGCGCCGGGCAGATCCTGGCGGCGGAAGGGTGCTTCACCACCCACGGGCAGAAGCTGGAGCAGGTGAGTCCCAGCGAGTACTCCTTCCATCTTGTCACCATCCTGCGCGGGGGCGGCGCAGTCACCGACACCAGTCAGCAGACCGTGGTGTTCGAGGTCGAGGCCCCGGTCGACGCGCCGATCACGCTCACGGTCGACGGGCGACAGCAGACCTTCACCCTCGCCGAGGCCCTGCGCCGATCGGAGCTGATTGTGTTTGAGGAGGAGGCACGGGACTTGGTCCGCAGTCATTTCGGTATCGACCCGGACACGGTGGAGAACCCCGACGCCTTCTACCACAACGCCTACAAGGTGAAGCGGCATGCCGCGATCCCGCAGGCCGGGTACACCGTCCGCGCGGAGTGGCAAGAGGAGAGCCCCGGTCCGGGTCTTGAAGCGTGTCCGGGTCGCAGCTTCTACTACCTGCGGGTCTCGCAACTGAACGGTCAGTTGGCTTGGTCGAGCCCGATCTGGATCGACCAGCCGGACAAGCAGTGA